The following proteins come from a genomic window of Candidatus Woesearchaeota archaeon:
- a CDS encoding triose-phosphate isomerase produces the protein MRKPIIAGNWKMNKVNSEAVAFVSELKLRLIDVKDVEIVVCPPFTALHDAAKEIRNSSIKLGAQNMHFEDSGAFTGEISALMLKELGVKYVILGHSERRQHFNEADDLINKKIKKALQHNLIPILCVGEKLEEREKGETKRVIEEQVKGCLKDIDASKIVIAYEPIWAIGTGKTAAPEQAEEVHLFIRELVKNLYDEKIASNVRIQYGGSVKPDNIKALMEQKDIDGALVGGASLKVDDFVKIVKYRQ, from the coding sequence ATGAGAAAGCCAATAATCGCAGGGAACTGGAAGATGAACAAGGTCAATTCTGAGGCAGTTGCTTTTGTCAGTGAATTAAAGCTGCGGTTGATTGACGTCAAGGATGTCGAGATCGTTGTATGCCCGCCTTTCACTGCGCTGCATGACGCTGCAAAAGAGATAAGGAATTCAAGCATCAAGCTAGGCGCCCAAAACATGCACTTTGAGGATTCTGGCGCATTTACAGGCGAAATATCCGCCTTAATGCTGAAGGAATTAGGAGTTAAATATGTTATTTTAGGCCATTCTGAAAGAAGGCAGCACTTTAACGAAGCTGATGATCTTATAAACAAGAAAATAAAGAAGGCATTGCAGCATAACCTCATTCCGATACTCTGTGTAGGAGAAAAGCTTGAAGAAAGGGAAAAAGGCGAAACAAAGAGAGTCATTGAAGAACAAGTCAAAGGCTGCTTAAAAGATATAGATGCTTCTAAGATAGTCATTGCTTACGAGCCAATATGGGCAATCGGCACCGGTAAAACTGCTGCGCCGGAACAGGCTGAAGAGGTTCATTTATTCATAAGAGAGTTAGTTAAAAACTTATATGATGAAAAAATTGCAAGTAATGTGAGGATCCAATACGGCGGCTCTGTAAAGCCGGATAACATCAAGGCGCTAATGGAGCAGAAAGACATTGATGGCGCATTAGTCGGGGGAGCTTCCCTGAAAGTTGACGATTTTGTGAAGATTGTAAAATACAGGCAGTGA
- a CDS encoding rhomboid family intramembrane serine protease: MKKLSKKQRLNLLIKRLSYQNLLKDSKKIVGNITFMDIILLLILPLIITLLMLLPDAIRTAMQIHIKEPMWWQLFTASYMHGSWKHLTDNLTGYFWFVIPIFIFAAYSNLKQLYYKMYLTICISLPIISGFAELWITPKYFPNLLTSTGTSGVISAFLGIIIFIWIRHYAIKSNNNLHNNLFFYLILFYVALIFSCIYSFKSIILILPLASLFLLFVFLWRKNFNILYFIIQKESKRNMLILFLSLFIPLFFMVAPFLLFPTINNVASNGTLVNFFMHYFGLIYGVIIGWLFVMIDKSTFRRKQTENNS; this comes from the coding sequence ATGAAGAAACTCTCCAAGAAACAAAGACTGAATTTATTGATTAAAAGATTGAGTTATCAGAATCTTTTAAAGGATTCCAAAAAAATTGTCGGAAATATTACTTTTATGGATATAATTTTGTTATTGATTCTACCCCTAATTATAACTCTGTTAATGCTCTTACCTGATGCAATAAGAACAGCTATGCAAATTCACATCAAAGAACCAATGTGGTGGCAGTTATTTACTGCTAGTTACATGCATGGAAGTTGGAAACATTTAACTGATAACTTAACGGGATATTTTTGGTTTGTTATCCCAATATTTATCTTTGCAGCATATTCTAATCTGAAGCAATTATACTATAAAATGTACCTTACGATTTGTATCTCGCTCCCAATAATTAGTGGATTTGCGGAATTATGGATAACACCAAAATATTTTCCTAATTTGTTGACATCGACAGGAACCTCGGGAGTAATATCTGCTTTTTTAGGCATCATAATTTTTATTTGGATTAGACACTATGCAATTAAAAGTAACAATAACCTCCATAATAACTTATTCTTTTATTTGATATTATTTTATGTAGCATTAATTTTTTCATGCATATACTCGTTTAAGTCTATAATTTTAATATTGCCTCTCGCCTCGCTCTTCTTATTATTTGTATTTTTATGGAGAAAGAATTTTAATATTCTGTATTTCATAATTCAAAAAGAAAGTAAACGAAATATGTTAATTTTATTCTTGTCTTTATTTATTCCCTTATTTTTTATGGTTGCACCATTCCTTCTATTTCCGACTATTAACAATGTCGCAAGTAATGGGACGCTCGTGAACTTTTTTATGCATTATTTTGGTTTAATCTATGGTGTGATAATTGGGTGGTTATTTGTAATGATTGATAAGAGTACATTTAGGAGAAAACAAACGGAGAATAATTCATGA